A single region of the Acuticoccus sediminis genome encodes:
- a CDS encoding LysR family transcriptional regulator has translation MDIPQLRTILHVAELGSLSKASERLKIAQPALSRQVRLLEAELGVRLFDRHGRGMVATESGRDVLRHARRIMAELDEIRACVSGEDVPLRGHVAVGMPPTVSDLLSVRLVAAFQERHPEATLRIVSAYSASLIDWLQRGEINVAIVYGTRPGPSLVATPLIEETLSLIGPPDAPPRDAPVDVDEISTMRLFLPSVGNGLRTVVEQWAEATGASLDVRVEADSYATLKSLVESGRGYTILPIAPLFGDIAAGRLWHAPFAEPAPRRRLLLVTPADRTTSRLARYAVRTIQETTRALARDGIWHGRVLTPEP, from the coding sequence GTGGACATTCCGCAGCTGCGCACCATTCTGCATGTCGCCGAGCTCGGCAGCCTCTCGAAGGCGTCCGAACGGCTGAAGATCGCCCAGCCGGCCCTCTCGAGGCAGGTCCGGCTGCTGGAGGCCGAACTCGGCGTGCGCCTGTTCGACCGGCACGGCCGCGGGATGGTGGCGACCGAGTCCGGACGCGACGTGCTGCGCCACGCCCGCCGCATCATGGCCGAACTCGACGAGATCCGCGCGTGCGTTTCCGGCGAGGATGTGCCGCTTCGCGGACACGTCGCGGTCGGGATGCCGCCGACGGTATCGGACCTCCTCTCGGTCCGGCTCGTGGCGGCATTCCAGGAGCGGCACCCGGAGGCGACCCTTCGCATCGTCAGCGCCTATTCCGCTAGCCTCATCGACTGGCTCCAGCGGGGCGAGATCAACGTCGCCATCGTCTATGGCACCCGGCCCGGGCCCTCGCTGGTCGCGACCCCGCTGATCGAGGAGACGCTCTCGCTGATCGGCCCGCCGGATGCGCCGCCGCGCGACGCACCCGTCGACGTCGACGAGATTTCCACGATGCGGCTCTTCCTGCCGAGCGTCGGCAACGGCCTTCGCACCGTCGTCGAGCAGTGGGCCGAGGCAACGGGCGCGTCGCTCGACGTACGGGTCGAGGCGGACAGTTACGCGACGCTGAAGAGCCTCGTGGAGAGCGGGCGCGGCTACACGATCCTGCCGATCGCGCCGCTCTTCGGCGACATCGCGGCCGGCAGGCTCTGGCACGCACCGTTCGCGGAACCGGCCCCGCGCCGGCGGCTCCTCCTCGTGACGCCGGCGGACCGGACCACCTCGCGCCTCGCCCGCTACGCCGTGCGCACGATCCAGGAGACCACGCGCGCCCTTGCCCGGGACGGCATCTGGCACGGCCGGGTCCTCACGCCCGAGCCATAG